ACGACGAGCGACTGTTCGAGGCGGGCGAGGCGCTGCTCGACGACGTCAACTGGCGGGGCGTCGCGATGGTGGAGTTCAAGAACGACCCGCGAACGGACACGCCGAAACTGCTGGAGGTGAACCCCCGATTCTGGGGGTCGCTGCATCTGCCGTACAGATGCGGCGTCGAGTTCCCGTGGCTGCTCGTACAGTGTGCGCTCGGCGAGAACCTCGACCCCGTGACAACGTATCCCGACGGCGTCAAGTGTCGGTTTCTGCTTCCGGGCGACGTGTTGAATCTGCTCAGTCGGCGCGACGGGGCCGCGGTTCGGGAGTTCTTCCCCGTGTGGAACGACGGTGCCCACTACGACATCATCGACCGGTCGGACCCGTTGCCGACCGCCGGACGTCTCGCGGCGATGGCTCGGTACTCCGTCGACTACGACACGTGGCGCTACGCCATCGTCCGGTGAGCGCCCGCGGCGGCGACCGTCGCGACGCCGACCGCAGTCTCAGGCGAGGAAGAAGATGAGGACGCTCACGAGTATCGTCGCGCAGGCGATGGCCGCGGCGAACGCCCCGCCCATCGAGACGGCAACGTTGGCGTGGCTGGCGAGCGTCTCCGTGCGGTCGTTGCCGAAGACGGTCACTTCGGCGTGTTCCACGGCCATTCCCGACTCGACGGGTTCGCAGTCGGCGACGGCCTCCGAGACGAGGCGGCGAATCAACGACCGGAGTTCGTCGTGGTCGATGGCCGCGCCGACCTGGTTGTCCGCCTTCACCGTGTTGACGATGTGCGTGTCGGTGGTCATCACCTCGGCGTTGTCGACGAACGCGCCGCCGTCGGCGACTCGCTCGGCGCCCGCGTCGCATGCGTGGCCGCCGTCGCTGCGGGTCGCGCCGACGACGGGCGGTTCCTCGACCACCGCCGACTCCACCGCCTCGCAGAGGTCCGAGACGATTTCGTCGCGCAGACCCGGTTCCATGTTGTTGCCGTCGACGAGGACGTACGCCGTCTTCTGGTCGTCGACTTCCGAGACGGCGACGCGGATGCCGAGCGGTCCGATACCGTCTCGGGGCGTCCAGTCGGTTCGGTCCGACGCGATGCCGAGTTGGAGCAGTCCGCCCTCGGTGTCGGCGAGCGCTCGTCCGACCGCTCCGGCCCCCCGAATCATGTCGAACGATCGGCGACTGCCGGGCGTCACGTGGCCGAGGTCCGGTCCATCCAGTCCGTTGTTGCTGTTGTGGGCGTCGACGAGCAGCACGTCGTCGAGTCCGGCGGTGCGCGCCTCCGTTGCCGCCGAGAGGCCGACCGAGTACTCCACGTCGTCGGCGAAGTTCGGCGCGAACGTCGAGACGACGAGGGCGTCATCGCCGAAGCGCTGCCCGATCAGTTTCGCCTCGCCGGAGTCTACGCGGACGCTCTTCGAAGCTTCGGCGCTGTAGTTGATTCGCTCGTGAGCGTTCTCGGCGGCTTCGAGGATGGTGTCGACCTCCCGCTCGGTAACGAGGTTGAAGTCGTGGCCGGCCGTCGCGTGCGGCGGGAACGCGAGTCCCTCCGCGCGGCGGGCGACACGCTCGGGGAAGTTGCCGCCGCCAATCTCGCCCATCGGTCCCGGGTGAATCATCGGAAGGACGAACTGAGCTTTCTCGTCGCCGTCGGCGTCGCGAAACGCGAGGACGGTGACGGGGACGATGGCCTCCTGACCGAGTTGCTCGAAGAAATCCTCCAGTTCGCGGGAGCCCTCGGCGATGTGACCGATGAACCCTCGGATGAAATCGAGTACCGAGACGCCGAGGCTGTTGCGCCACGGCCGGTCGATGACTTCGAGGAACGCGTAGACGCTCATCGCGTAGATGACGCACATGACGCCGAGGAGGACGAAGTGGTCCGGGTCGAGCGCCGACACCACGTCTGGCGCTTGGGCCGAACGCGAAAAGTACGGCATGAGGTACGCGTCGAGGATCGGACCGCCGACTTCGAGATAGCTTAGCGTCCCGCTGTAGATGAAGAGCAGGAAGGCGGAGGCGAGCGTCTGAATGCTCGCCGGAATCGACGCGACGAGAATCGACGAGCGCGACACCGCCATGATGACGAGCAGTCGGAGCGCGAAGATGGACGCGAGCGCGACCACGAGCACGTCGTAGACGAACCGCTGGTCGAGTGAAGCGAACACGGCGACGATGGCACCGACGGTGAGGAGTCCGACGAGGACTATCTCGCAGGCGAGTGCCAGAAGCGACGACCGGTTCGGCGTCAGTCGACCGCCGAGAAACCGGTCGACGCCGGTGGTCGCGACGCTGGCGACGACGGTCGGAATCCCGACGAAGAAGATCCCCTCCCAGGCGTCTTTGCCGACGAAGAATAAGCCCCGCCACGTCCCGTCCCTGACGCCGGAGTCGAACGCCCCGACGCCGGCGATGGCGGCGATGAGCAGAGCGAACCCGAGGCTCGCGTACCACGACGGGGCACGGAAGATGAACCGCGACAACCCGGCGAGGTTGCTCTGCGTCGCTGTCATGCCGACGAGATTGTGCGCCTGCCTCCTAAAACCTCGCTACTTGTTTCTCCGCGCAGACTGTCCGCGTCGCTGTCAGTCCGGCAGCGAATTACGTCCCGAACGGCCCATCGTCCCGGCCGTTCCCGTCGTTCCGGCCGTTCAGTTCTCGCAGCGGGCGATGAAGTTCTCGAACACTTCCTGCCCGCGTTCGGTGTGGGTGACTTCCGGGTGCCACTGGACGCCGTAGAGGTCGCGGTCGGCGTCGCTCATCGCCTCGATGCCGCAGACGTCGCTCGTCGCGGTGTGAATGAACCCCTCGGGGAGCTCCTTCACCTCGTCGGCGTGGCTCGCCCACACCCGAGTTTCGGGCGCGAGCGACCCCACGAGCGGGTCGTCGTCGTCGAGCACCTCGACGGTTACGTCGGCGTACCCGCCGTAGTCACCGGAGTCGACGCGGCCGCCGAGTTCGCTCGCCATCACCTGCATTCCGAGACAGATGCCGAGAACGGGGATATCGAGGTCGAGATACTCCGCCGAGCGCCCGACGCGGTCGGCGTCCGGACCGCCCGAGAGGACGACACCGTCGGCGTCGACCTCCTCCGGCGGGGTGTCGTTGTCGACGATCTCCGTGTCGACGCCCGCGTCGCGCAACGCGCGACCCTCCAGATGTGTGAACTGCCCGTGGTTGTCGATGACGACGACTCTGGTCATGGCGGGGGTTGGACCGACAAGCCTAAAAACGAATCGGAGTCGGGTCGAAGTGGGCACGTTCGTGCATCGACGAATCCGAGAGCCGCTCGGTTACGGTGAACGCGGTGGACGGCCAATCACGGGGATGAACCGCCGATCGCAGTTGGATCGAACCGTCGGTTTCTCCCGTCCCACTCCAACTGGTCGTTCGCTTCGCGCGTGTCGAGATACACCTCGACGCCGTTGCCGTCGGGGTCGTCGAAGTAGAGTGCCTTGCTGATGCCGTGGTCGACCGGTGCGACCGAGACGCCTCGCTCGTCGAGCGCTTCGTACGTCCCTCGCAACTTCGCAGGCGTCTCGACCTCCCACGCACTGTGGTAGAGACCGACGCCCGGACCGGGATCGGGGGCGTCGTCGCCCAGCGCTTGTAGCGCCAAATCGTGATGGTGTGACCCGAACGAGAGGAACGCGTAGTTCGCGTGGCGTTCGGTCACGTCGAGACCCAAGACCGAGGAATAGAAGTCGATAGCGCGGTCGAGTTCTCTGACCTTCAGGTGGATGTGGCCGAGGTGCGGCATGACTCGTGTAGAACGCGGACTGTCAAGAACGTTCGTCAGTCGTGCGGTCGAACCGCTCGCTCGCCGACCGAAAGCCGAACTCGGCCTGTTCCTCGCTCCGGCGCTGCTCGCGCGCCGCCAGCGCCTCCGTGTCGGGATTCGCGTCGTCGTCGACGCGCGCGAACGAAGTGTGAACTTTGGCGTGGCACCACCGACAGAGCGACACCGTAATCTCGTGGCTCAAGTCGCCTTCGTCGTCGCCGTCAACATCGTTGCTACCGCCGCCGCCGTACGAGAGGTGGTGTTCCTCCAACAGGGGACGCGCGTCCGACTCGTGAGCCATCCGAATCTCCGCCAACCCGCAGCGGACGCACTCGCGGCCGTCGATGGTCGAGCGGTAGTGCGGGCAGTCGCGCCACTCGCAGTCCGCCTCGCCGACGAGACAGCAGTAGTCGTCGGCCCGGCGCTCGCGAGCGAACTCGGGATCGTTGCCCGCGTGCGAAAGCGCGTAGCGACAGCGGCCGTCGCCGGTCAAGTGGTCGCATCGCCCGGCGAACTCGTAGGGGTCGTCCACCCCGACCGGCGTCCCCTTCGGCGTCTTCTCCATATCGCTGCGTATCGTCCCGCTGTTACTTGTACTCTCGACGTTCGATGTCGGTCCAACAGTATCGGCTAGATTCGAAGACACTCACTGAAACCGCCTTATTCGAGTTCGAAATCCTATATAAAATAACTGCAGACATACTGGGGATGAAACGGTAGTTTGAAACCCCCGGATGTTGGAAGATGGATTACAACCAGAGTACTTGCTGGTCGGAGACGCCAGTACGGGCGCGAAATACTCATGAAAGACCACTCACCATCTCACACCGGGCACTCCTACGACACGGACCGCTACCGACAACGACACGAAGCCATCGTCGACCCCGGCGAGACCGATCTCTCGTTCGCCGTCATCGACGCTATCGCCGCCGTCGAAGGAGTCGATCCGCTCGACCTCGACCCCTTCATGCACGAATCTATCAACCCCGACGCGCTGAACAGTCTCTTCGCCGGAACCGAGGAGACGGGTCTCGGCGGTTCGGTCGCGTTCGAGGCGCTCAGCTACACCGTCGTCGTCGAGAGTCACGGTCGAATCACCGTCTACGAACAGAAAGACGGCGGCGGGCGGCGGGCGCTCGCGGCCGGGATGCGGTAGTCGACCGTCGGAGAATCTGACATACTTTTGTGGTTCCGTCGTGACGCCGAGTCGTGCAACTCGTTCACGAGGGTCGGCGACCTATCGCGACTAGCGTCGAGTTCGCAGATACGTTTCTCGCACAGGCCCGCGGACTGATGTTTCGACGGTCGGTCCCCGACGACTACGCACTCGTCTTCCGGTTCAACGAGGCGGAGCGACGGAGCCTCCACATGCTGTTCGTGCCGTTTCCGATCGACGCGCTCTGGCTGGTCGACGGAGAGGTGACGAAGCGCGCTCGACTCTCGGGGTGGACCGGTCTCGGGTGGGGAACCGCCGACACCATCGTCGAACTCCCCGCCGGGGCCGCTGACGGCGTCGACATCGGCGACGCGGTGGAACTTGTCGAGTGAGCGAACTACCGGCGACTGAACCGGCATCGATCGAACCGACCGCGGCGGTGGATCCGACTGGCAAGTTCTGTCATACCCCACAAGTTGATATGGCGACGGTCCAAGGAGGCATCTACAATGTCGGACCATTCCAGTCCTGGCACGGAGGATAGGGTAAGTCGCCGCGAGGCGACTGGCCGAGAAATTCCGCGCCAAAGATAACTTCTCGACCGACGACGCGAACGCGACTGCCAACCCGTTCGCAGCGTCGCTCGACGGACGCGACGTACTGCTTTTGGATACGACGCTCAGAGACGGCGAGCAAGCGCCGGGTGTCTCGCTCTCGACGGCCGAGAAGGTCGAAATCGCACGTGCGCTCGACCGAGCGGCGGTGCCGTTCGTCGAAGCCGGGAGCGCCTGCACCGGCGCGGGCGAGCGCGACGCGATCGGTCGCGTCGCCGACCTCGGTCTCGACGCGACGGTAACGAGTTTCGCCCGCGGCGTCCGCGCCGACGTGGACCTCGCACTCGACTGCGGCGTCGACGGCGTCAACCTCGTCGTCCCCGCCAGCGACCGCCACGTCGAGCGGAAGGTCGGCACCGACCGCGATGCCGTCGTCGAGACGACGGTGGAACTCGTCGAGTACGCCCGCGACCACGGTCTGTGGGTCGAGGTGCTCGGCGAGGACGGCTCCCGAGCCGACGTCGACTTCCTCGACCGCCTCGCGGCGGCGGCACACGACGCCGGAGCGGACCGCTTCTGCTACTGCGACACCGTCGGCCACGGGAGTCCCGAGCACACCGAGCGCGTCGTCTCGCGACTTGCCGGGCACGGCCCGACGAGCACGCACGTCCACGATGACCTGGGCTTGGCGATGACGAACGTCCACGCCAGCCTCCGGGCGGGTGCGGACCTCGTCCACGCGACGGTCAACGGTGTCGGCGAGCGCGCGGGCAACGTCGCGCTCGAAGAGGTGGCCGTCGCGCTCTCGCACTGTTACGGCGTCGAGTGCGCGAACCTCGAAGAACTCTACACGTTAGCACAGACCGTCGCCCGTGCGACGGAGACGCCGCTGCCGCCGAACAAGGCCGTCGTCGGCGAGAACGCCTTCGCCCACGAGAGCGGCATCCACACCGACGGCACGCTGAAGGACGAGGCGATGTACGAACCGTACCCGCCCGAACTGGTCGGCCGCGAGCGACGCCTCGTGCTCGGCAAACACGCCGGGCGCGCAGGCGTCCGCGCGGCGCTCGACGAACACGGCGTCGAGGTGTCCGACGACGAACTCGCGAGAGTCGTCGAGCGCGTCAAGGGCCTCGCCGAGCGGGGCAAGCGCGTCACCGACGCCGACCTCCTCACCATCGCCGAGGACGTGCAGGGTCGCTCCCGCGAGCGACGCGTGAGACTGGTCGACCTGCAGGCGACCAGCGGCGGCGGCGTGCCGACCGCGAGCGTCCGCCTCGCCGTCGACAACGAGGAACGCGTCGCCGCCGGAACCGGCAACGGCCCCGTCGACGCCGCCGTTGAGGCGGTTCGGACGGCGCTCGGTCCCGACGCCGCCTTCCAGTTGGAGTCGTACCACGTCGACGCCATCTCCGGCGGCACCGACGCCGTCGTCACCGTCGAAGTCGAACTCTCCCGCGGCGACCGGTCGGTGAGCGTCGCGGCGTCGGACGCCGACATCACCCGCGCGAGCGTCGTCGCGATGGTCGACGCGCTAGACCGACTACGCGCCCCGAAAGCGGTCGCTGATGCGTCCCTCGCCGACGACTGACCGGCGACCGCCGACTGTCGACTGGAGATGACGGATCGGCGACCGACCACCGACCGCGGTCGTCGTCCCCGGTCACAACTCGAAGGACCGCGTAACGAAGTCAGTCGTTTTACTTATCAGGAAACTTATAACGAACGGTGAAAATAGTGGGCGCATGAAACGTCGCCGCTTCTGCGCTCTCCTCGGAACGGTCGGTGTCGGCGGAACCGCCGGCTGTACGCGACTTCCGACGTCCGGCAGAGACGCCCAGTTTCCGCCCGCCGCCCGCGACGCCGAGTCCGACATGGCGCTCGACAGCAGCCCGGCCGAACGCGTCGACGTCGGCTCCCGGTTCGGGGTGCTCCGCCCGGAGACCAACGGACCGCACGACCTGCGGGTGTGGAACGACGGCCCGGCCCGCAAGATAACCGTCTCGGTCCACCGCAACACGTTCCCGGCCCACGAGGCGTTCGAACAGGCGTTCGACCTCGCCGCCGACGCGTACGTTTCGCTGACGCTCCACCGTCCGGCGGCGTACGCTATCGTCGTCGCTGCCGCCGAAGCGTCGGCGACGGTGGGCGTCGACCGGTCGAACTTCGACTGTAACGACTCGGCGACGACCGTCGCGGTGCGGAGCGACGGGACGTTCGAGGCCTCGACGCAGACGACGACGATGGGTTGCGGTCCGTTTTAGCGGACGAGGGGAGAACGAACTGCAGCGGGCGGAGGCGCGAAGCGATTGGAAGTGGGGTGAAGACGGAAGTAGATGAATCGAAGTAACTCGAACTCCAACACCGACCCGTCACCGTGAGCGAGTTCCTCGTCGAAGTGAAACCGTCGGCCCGACGGACGAACGGCGCGGTCGGTGCAGCCGTCGTCCGCCGCGGGTCCCGCCGCCGCTTCGGGACGCGCGCGGACGCCGAATCGTGGGCTGCGTCGCTCTCCGACCGCGGCGAGCGCCGCGTCTGGATTCGGGTCGCCGACCCTCGCGACGACTCCGACACCGACGGCTACCTCGTCGGGCGACGCGGGACGATACCGCTCGACGGAGCGTACGACAAGCGACGCTGGCGACTTCGCGGCGGGAGCGGCGGCGAGCAGTCCGGGTTCGACCGGTTCTAATCGCTCCCGACCGGAAACGGGTTGGTATCGGCGTACTCGCGGACGTACACGTCGACCAGCGCCTTCAGCACGCCGAGGACGATCGGACCGAAGAAGATTCCCATGAAGCCGAGCGCCGCGATGCCGCCGAAGATACCGATGACGAACAGTCCGGGGTTGAGGTGCGCCTCCCGCCCGCCGATGACAGGGCGGAGATAGTTGTCCGAGAGACTGACGACGACGGCGCCGTAGACGAACAGGAACGCCGCTGAGACGTACTGACCGGTGAACGCCAGATACACCGACGCCGGGAGCCAGACGATGGACGCACCGACGAGCGGCAACAGCGACAGCAGAATCGTCAAGACGGTCCAGAACACGGGGCTCGGGAAACCGACGACGACGAATCCGATTCCGGTGAGGAGACCCTGGACGAGGGCGACGAGAACGTTGCCGACCAGCACAGCCCACATGAGTCGGTCGATGCGGGCGTGGAGTTCATCCTGTATCGGCGGCGGCAGCGGGACCGCCTCTCGAATCCACGCGATGAGAGCCGTCCCGTCGGTCAGCAGGTAGTAGAGCAAAAACAGGAGGACAGTGACACCGATGACCGCGCTCGAGAGTCCGCCGAAGACGTCGACGACGCTGCCGACGAGCGTCGACCCGCTCCCCTGCGCAGAGCCGAACAGCGCCTCGACGGAGACGTTCATCCGGGTGAACTCCTCGAACGGCGTCGACCCCGTCAGCAGGTCGCGAACGGCGTCGACGACCGAGCGCGCCTCCTGGAGGACGACTTGCACGACGAGGGCGATGGGGAGGAGGACGGCCAACGTCGAGACGACGATGAGGGCAGCGGCGGCGGCGCGGGCTCCGACTCGGGGTTCGAGTCGGCGGTGAAGCGGCTTCAGCACGTAGGCGAGAAGCACCGCGGCGAGGACGTACTGGAGAAACGGGAACAACATCAGTACGGAGAGTACGCCGACTGCTCCTATTGCGAACAGGAGAAACGCGCGGTCGCGATCCATACTCGTACAACGAGTGACAAGTGGATAAATCGGCTGGGCTGAACGTCTCGGTTCGGCGAGTCAGGCGGGCAGTCGGCGCGGACGGCGGCGACGCGTCGCGTTCGAAAACCGGTGACGCTACTCGGCGAGTTCGTCCGTCCATGCATCCTCCGGCGACGACTCGCTCTCCTCGCCGCTTCGCAACAGCCGGCGCAGTTTCCGTTCGAACTCCTCGTCGGTCACTTTGCCGTCGGCGTACCGCATCTGTAACACGCTTACCGGGTCCGGGTCGCGAGAGCGGTCGACTGGCGCTCCGTCGGGGCGGCGGTCGAGAGCGGGTTTGCGGCCGACAGTCTCGCACGCCAGCGAGTACGTCGCCGCGAGTCCGACGACGCCGAACAGTAGAAACCCCCACGCCGAGACGATTCCGTCCGGGATGGCGAGGAGAAACGCCAACGAGTCGAGCGTCCGTTCGAGAAATCCTTCGCGGAGCAGTCCGCCGAGCAGGTACGAGACACCCGAGAGAACTAACTCGACACTCAGCGTGAGCGCGAGGAGAGCGACGATAACCTGCGACGTCGACTGCGGGAGCCTTCGCCTGCCGACTGACCTTCGCATACGCTCCGTTTCAAGGGAAGATGGTATGTATGTTTTCGTACCCGTCCGAAATGAAGGGGTGTTTCGGGCGACGAGAGATACGGAACTCTCTCGCGCCGCTCTGAGTTTGGTTTCTGAAAAGCGCCGAGGGAGAGATTTGAACTCTCGAGTCCGAATGGACAGTAGATTTCGAATCTACCGCCTTGGCCAGGCTAGGCTACCTCGGCTTACGTCTCCACTATCGCCCGCCCTCGTTTAATCGGTTTCGATTTCTCCGAGACGACTCACCGCTGTCGGTGACACTCTGGATTGGCCAATGGGTCTAAGTTCACCGAGAACGCCTGTCCGAATACATGGATATCTCCGAAGCAAGCGCCGCCTGTGACCAGGTCCTCGACACGGTGAAGGGCGCGGTCATCGCAGACGACGAGTTCTTCGAGCGCATCATGCTCGGCGTCCTCGCCCGCGGTCACGTCCTCCTCGAAGACGTTCCCGGCACCGGAAAGACGCTCACCGCCCGCAGCATCGCGCAGGCGCTCGGACTCAGTTTCTCCCGCGTGCAGTTCACGCCCGACCTACTGCCCTCCGACGTTACCGGCACGAACATCTTCAACGAACAGGACCGCAGTTTCGAGTTCTCCGAAGGCCCCATCTTCGCGAACATCGTCCTCGCCGACGAGATCAACCGCGCGCCGCCGAAGACGCAGGCCGCCCTCCTCGAAGCGATGGAAGAGGGACAGGTGACCGTCGACGGCGAGACCCACCAGTTGCCGAAACCGTTCTTCGTCATCGCGACGCAGAACCCCGTCGAACAGGAGGGGACGTTCCCGCTGCCGGAGGCGCAGGTCGACCGCTTCTCGGTGAAGACGGCCATCGGCTACCCCAAACTCGACGGCGAAGTTGAACTGCTGCGCCGCCGCGCCGGACGCGACACGCGCAGTCCGTCCGTCGAGACAGTGCTCTCGCAGGACGAGGTGCTGGCGATGCGCGCGACGCCCGAGCGTGTCCGCGTCCACGACGACCTGCTGCAGTACATGGCCGAACTGACGCAAGCGACGCGCAGCGACCGCCGCGTCGCCGTCGGCGTCTCCCCGCGCGGAACCCAGCGGATGTTCGAAGCCGCCCGCGCGCGCGCCGTCTACGCGGGCCGCGAGTTCGTCACGCCCGACGACGTGAAACGCGTCAGCCACCCCGTACTCGCCCACCGCCTCGTGCTCACGCCGGACGCGAAAGTCTCCGACGTGGACAAAGGCGACGTGGTCGACGACGTGCTCAACTCCGTGGACGTACCGACCGTCGACTTCGAGAGGCGGTAGCGCCCACCGTCGGTCCGATTCGGTTCTTCGTTCTCACTCGCGGAGCGCCGCCACGAGCGCGACGACGCCCAACAGCAGGAACACGAGCGCGGTCACCGGCTGCCCGCCGCCGGCGGCTCGGTACGCGCCGTAGCCGAAGACGGTGGCGACGGTACCGACCACGAGCGTCGACGCCGCGTGGACGAGTTCGGCGCGGGTCGTGTCCGTCTCTCGACCCAGTTGCTCGCCGATTCCGATTCCGTTCTCGCCGACGTCCCACGCGAACACCGCCGCCAGCAGGCCGACGAGCAGCAGTTCGGGACCCGACCCCGCGATGCCGCCGAAGACGACGGCGGCGAACAGCGCGAGGCCGCCGGCGGTCACCACCCGCCGCGCGCCGACCAGCAGTCCTCCGGCGAGGACGACGACACCGGCGGCGGCGGCTGTCAGCGCCGTGGTCGAACTCAGCGCCGCCGCCACGAGACAGACACTGGCGCCGACAATCGACAGCGAGACGCTCAGAAGCGCCGGCTTCCGCGTGATTTCGCTCACGACGACCACCGTTCCCGCGCGCGGGCGAGTTCGGTCGCCAGCGACTCGTCTCCCCAGTCGATGACGCGGATGCCGGCGCGCCGGAGCCGACTCATCCGGTTCCGGCGCTCGACGCGCGCGAGGCGGCGACCCGGCGTCTGGTCGGCCGTCGGGTCGGGGCTGACGACGGTGACGAGGTGGCCGTAGGCGTCGAGTCGCCGCGCTGCGGTGACGACGTAGTCGTCGACGAGCGGCGAGAACAGAATCACCTGCGCGTCCGACGGGAGGCGACGCTGGAGCCGACGGAGGCGAATCGAGGGGAAGAATGCACTGTCCTCGGACGGCGTCGGCGCGAGCGACGGGTGCGTCGCCAGCAGTCGACGCCCGCGCGCTCGATGGTCTTCGCCCGTCCCTGGCGGCAACCAGAGTTCCTCGGCGGCGAACGTCGCTAACCCCACGCGGTCACCCCCGTCGAGCAGCGCGACGAACGTCTCGCCGGCAGCCTCCGCCGACCGCTCGACGGCGTTCGGCGCGTCCTCCTCCGGCGCGAGATACGCCTGCTCGCGGGCGTCGACGAGCAGTACGACGGTCGCCGCGCGCTCCTCGCGGAACTCCGTCGTCGCGAGTTCGCCGGTCCGCGCGAGTCGATTCCAGTCGACGCGCTTGAGCGGGTCACCGCGGCGGTACTCGCGCGTCGAGGTGAACTCCAGTCCCGCGCCCGCCACGTCCGTCGTGACGCGTCCGGCGTACTGCGTCGTCAGGCCGCGAAGCGGGAGGTTTTCGGTCGCCGATAGCGTCGGCTCGCAGCGAAGCACCGTCTTCGCGTTCGTCTCCGTCGAACGCTCGTTGCTCCCGCTCGCGTTGCGGACGATGAGCCGCATCGGCTCCCACTCGTGTTCGCCGCGCACCGCGCGAACGGCGTAGGAGAAGCGTGCCCGCTTCCCCGGCCTGAGCGCGGTTCCGAGTCGGGCGGTTCCCTCGGTCACCTCCAGGGCGGGCGGGACGCCGTCGACGACGCGGAGGTCCAACAGCGCCGACTCGCCGGTGTTGCGGACGGTGACGCTGACGCGGACCTCGTCGTC
This genomic stretch from Haloprofundus salilacus harbors:
- a CDS encoding DUF7519 family protein, producing MSEITRKPALLSVSLSIVGASVCLVAAALSSTTALTAAAAGVVVLAGGLLVGARRVVTAGGLALFAAVVFGGIAGSGPELLLVGLLAAVFAWDVGENGIGIGEQLGRETDTTRAELVHAASTLVVGTVATVFGYGAYRAAGGGQPVTALVFLLLGVVALVAALRE
- a CDS encoding DUF58 domain-containing protein; amino-acid sequence: MSAFETNRWTGVEAFALLAGSLAILVSPRQPALLLAGVVGIAYAAYAYGGDVPEPSVAVERELDDATPDPDDEVRVSVTVRNTGESALLDLRVVDGVPPALEVTEGTARLGTALRPGKRARFSYAVRAVRGEHEWEPMRLIVRNASGSNERSTETNAKTVLRCEPTLSATENLPLRGLTTQYAGRVTTDVAGAGLEFTSTREYRRGDPLKRVDWNRLARTGELATTEFREERAATVVLLVDAREQAYLAPEEDAPNAVERSAEAAGETFVALLDGGDRVGLATFAAEELWLPPGTGEDHRARGRRLLATHPSLAPTPSEDSAFFPSIRLRRLQRRLPSDAQVILFSPLVDDYVVTAARRLDAYGHLVTVVSPDPTADQTPGRRLARVERRNRMSRLRRAGIRVIDWGDESLATELARARERWSS